The Flavobacteriales bacterium sequence GTGGTTCATATACTTGGACTGATGGAAATACCTATACAGCTTCCAATAATACAGCTACGCAAACCTTAACTTCTATACAAGGGTGTGATTCTGTTGTGACGTTAAACTTAACAATCAACGAATACCCATCTAATTCGGTTAGCCTCAATGGATTAACAATGACATCTGGAGAAATCAGTTCTTCTGATGTAAGCTTCCAGTGGATTGATTGTAATAATAATGCCCCTATTAGCAACGAAACAGAACAAAGCTATGTCGCAGTTGAAAATGGAAATTACGCCGTTATTGTCAACAATAGTCAATGTATAGATACTTCAGAATGTGTAGAAATTAACACTGTTAGTGTTGAAGCATTATATAAAGAGCAATTAATAACGTTTTATCCTAACCCTATAAAAGAGAACTTTACTATTAGGTTTAACAAAACAAGCTCTGGAATAATTAGAGTTTATGATATTTTAGGAGAACAAGTTTTAAGTGAAGTATTTACCAATGTTAGCAGTTGTAATGTAGCACTTAACTTACCCTCTGGAAATTATTTTGTCAAAGTAAAAACTAATGATCAAAACGCTATAATGCAATTCATAAAAAAATAGTGTTCCCCCTTAATTACCGTACATTCATTTTATATGGGAATACAATCAAACCTATATAGATAACCTAAAAAACGGAATTTTAATTCTATTAAATTTAAGAATATGAATGAGCAATTTATTTTATATAAGCCCAGAAGTAAAAAACTAAGGGCTTATATTAAAGACTATTATTTTCATAAAGATTATAATAAAAGTAAGACAAAAAAAATTGTGTATTATCCGACTATATATACAGGGTTAACCATCTATAAATCTTCTAAAGTTCTATTTATTTCTCCCTCTCACTCTATAGCTATACCAGACGAACATACAGATTATTTTTATTGTTTTACATCAGCATATTACCAAGCTGGCACAGCTGAAATTCGACCTCCTTTTCAAAAAATAGGTATTGTATTTGAACCTTTTGGTATTAATCAGTTTATAGAGCATCAATCACTCTTTCAACTAACCAAAGGGAAAAGTATTTGTATGATGAATTATTTTAAACAACAAATGGATATGATAATTGGCGAACTGTTTAGTGAAATAAGTGACCTAAAAAAAATAGAAATTTTAGATGAATATTTTGAACGTCAGTTTTTGTTAAATGATTGTAAAATTATTAAACAAGCTATAGCTTTTATAGAACATTCACCTAGCAAACCAAAAGTCAATGAATTGGCTCAACACCTAAATATACATCGAAGAACATTATTAAGGAATTTTAGAACCCATTTAAACTGCTCTATTCAGAACTATATTAAAGCCTATCAATTCAGAAAAGCGTTTAATTATTACCTAAACGCTATTAAAAAGCCCTCATTAATAGATCTCTCATATCAATTCAATTATTATGATCAAGCTGAATTTAACAAACAATTTAAAACTTTAGCTGGAGCCTCTCCAAAAACTATTTTTAGTAATATACGAAAACTAGCCCAAAACGATTATTTTTGGAAAATAGAATAAGGATATTTAGCATTATGATACTGGTATTAATAGCATACTTTATTTTGCTTTTTTTCAAAGAACTAACAATCCCTTTTTTACTATAAAACATACTTATAACTTAACAACTTATAGTATAACTTAGCCATTAAAAAATCTGAAGATTTTTCTATTTCATTGGGACACAATTCTACGATATCAAAACCTACGACGTTTTTTTCTTTAAACACTTTCTTTAAAAATTGTAGGGTTTCATTCCAATATAAGCCTCCTGGTTCTGGTGTACCAGTAGCTGGAACAATGGCAGGATCAAACGCATCTAAATCTATGGTGATATAAACATTGTTGGTCATTAAATTAACGGCTTTTTCTTGCCAATGTTGATCCGCTCTAAAATTATGAGCAAAAAAGACTTGCTCTTTTTTCATTACAGCCTTTTCCGAACTATCCATACTTCGTATTCCCAATTGAATCAAATTGGTTGTTTGGCTAGCTTCGTATAAAGCACATGCATGATTACAAGTAGAGCCCTCATATTCTTTTCTTAAGTCGGCATGGGCATCCAATTGTAAAACCGTTAAGTTTTCGAATTTTTCATTGTATGCTCTTATAGCCCCTATAGCCACAGAATGCTCCCCTCCTATTACCGTAACCATTTTGTTATTGTTCAAATGTTTTTTAGTTACCTGATATACAGCTTCAACCATTTCTTCTGGAGATGATTTTTCAACTACAGAATCTGCTAAAAAGACACCCTGCTGATACACTTCAGAATCGGTTTCTATATCATAAAGTTCCATGTTTTCAGAGGCTTCTAAAAATGCTTCAGGACCTTTATCTGCACCTTTTTGCCAAGTACTCGTTTCATCATAAGGAACAGGTAAAATAACAACTTTAGAAGTTGTATATCCTGCATACTCATCTGGTATCCCTGCATATCTTCTATTCATACCCTAAAATCTTTAAAAAATCAGCTGCTTTTTGTTCTTCTTTAAACAAATAATCTTGTTGTTTCCCCTCCTTATCTTTATAGATCATGATATGTTGGGGTTGAGGAATTAAACAGTGTTGTAATCCTCCATACCCTCCTATCGTTTCTTGATAAGCTCCCGTATTAAAAAAGCCAAGATAAAGCGGGGCTTCTTTTTTATATTTGGGAAGGTAAATCGCATTAATGTGTTGCTCAGAATTATAGTAATCATCGCTATCGCAAGTTAGCCCTCCCAACAGCACTCTTTCATAATGAGTATCCCAACGGTTGATAGGCAACATAATAAAACGTTTATTGATCGCCCAACTATCAGGTAAGGTGGTAATAAAAGAAGAATTAATCATATTCCATTTCTCTTTATCATTCTGTTGTTTTTGATAAAGTACTTCATAAATAGCACCTGCACTTTCACCAACTGTGTAAGACCCAAATTCCGTAAATATATTAGGTTCCGCAACCCCTTCTTCCTCACAAGTAGCTTTAATTAGCCCAATAATTTCATTAACCATATAAGCATAATCATAATGAAATGCCAGCGAGTTTTTGATTGGAAAGCCTCCTCCTATATTAAGGCTATCTAAGGTCGGGCATATTTTTTTTAATGCGGTATATACTTTTAAACATTTGGTCAATTCATTCCAGTAATAAGCATTATCTTTTATTCCTGTATTGATAAAGAAATGCAACATTTTTAACTCCACTTGTGGATTATTTTCTATTGCACGTTGGTAATAGTCCACAATATTTTTATAGCCTATTCCTAATCTACTGGTATAAAAAGCAAATTTAGGTTCCTCCTCAGAAGCAATTCTAATTCCAACCTTAAAAGGTCGTTTAGTTTCAGATTGAATTAACCCTAACTCTTCATAATTATCAATAACAGGAATACAATTGGTAAAGCCTTCATTAATTAGTCCTGCGATCTTTTGGATGTATAAATCTCTTTTAAAACCATTGCAAATGATATAATCTGATTGTTGTAGTTGATTAGCTTTATATAATTTTAGCACGATATCAATATCAAATGCAGAGGACGTTTCAATATGTGTATCATTTTTTAAAACTTCCTCTATTACAGGTTTAAAATGGGAGCTTTTAGTGCAATAACAATAATAATATTGACCTTGATAATTATGTTGCTCAAATGCTTCCTGAAACCATTTTTTTGCTTGCTGAATATTGGTTGAGATTTTGGGTAAATAACTAAATTTTAGCGGTAGTCCATAACGTTTCACTAGATTCAATAAATCAATTCCATGAAATGAAAGCTCTCCATTATTTACACTAAATTCATCCTGTGGGAAGTCAAATGTTTGTTGTATTAGATCGTTATATTTTGTATTCATTTTTTACACGGCATAAAAAAAGCCCTTAGTTATAAAAATAAGGGCTTTTCTGAAATACAAGTTATTTTATTCTTCTTTATTTTCCTCATCTTGATTGGTTGCCTCTTCTGATTGTTGCGCTTCAACCTCATCAACTGTATTTTCAACTTCAGGATTTTGAAGTTTCACCTCCTCAGCTTCCACTTCTTCTTTTGTTTCCTTTGTTTCAACAGCTTCCTTATCAAATGGTCTCTTTCCAAAAATCAGTTCTAAGTCCTCTTTAAAGATAACCTCTTTTTCAATTAGCTTATCAGCTAATAAATTTAATTTATCCTTATGCTCAGTTAAAATAGCTATTGCTCTTTGATATTGAATATCGGTAATTTTCTTAACCTCTTCATCCATTAAGGCTGCAGTTCGTTCACTAAATGGTTTGGTAAACCCATCTCCCATATTGTAATAAGAGACATTACCGACTTTTTCATTTAGTCCATAGATTGATACCATGGCATGTGCTTGTTTCGTTACTTTTTCAAGATCACTTAACGCTCCTGTAGATACTTTTCCAAACGCTACATACTCAGCTGCTCTACCACCTAATGCAGCGCACATCTCATCTAAAATTTGCTCAGTAGTTGTAATTTGACGTTCTTCTGGTAAGTACCAAGCCGCACCTAAACTTCTTCCCCTTGGGACGATAGTTACCTTTACCAATGGATTAGCATATTCACACATCCAACTCACTGTAGCGTGTCCAGCTTCATGAATGGCAATAGCACGTTTTTCCTCTGGGCTAATAATTTTATTCTTTTTCTCTAATCCACCTATAATACGGTCAACAGCATCTAAGAATTCCTGTTTTTCGATTACTTTTTTCTTTTTACGAGCAGCAATTAATGCGGCTTCATTACAAAGATTTGCAATATCAGCTCCACTAAATCCAGGAGTTTGTCTAGCTAAAAAGTCACGATCTAAATCTGCTGCAATTTTTAATGGTTTAAGGTGTACATCAAATATAGCTCTACGCTCATTTAAATCTGGCATATCAGCAAATATTTGACGATCAAAACGTCCAGCTCTCAATAAGGCTTTATCCAATACATCTACTCTATTGGTTGCAGCCAAAATAATAACTCCACTATTGGTTCCAAAACCATCCATTTCAGTTAACAACTGATTCAATGTATTCTCCCGTTCATCATTAGATCCCATGTTAGGATTCTTCCCTCTTGCTCTACCAATTGCATCAATCTCATCTATAAAAATAATACTTGGAGATTTTTCTTTGGCTTGTTTAAACAAATCACGTACACGTGAGGCTCCAACACCGACAAACATTTCAACAAAATCAGATCCTGAAAGAGAAAAGAAAGGAACTTTAGCTTCTCCTGCAACAGCTTTAGCCAATAATGTTTTTCCTGTACCTGGAGGACCTACAAGTAGTGCACCTTTAGGAATTTTAGCTCCAAGCTCTGTATATTTCTTAGGGTTTTTAAGAAAGTCTACAATTTCTTTAATTTCTTCTTTAGCCCCTTCTAATCCTGCTACATCTTTAAATGTAGTATTGGTACTTTCTCCTTGTGAACCAAACATCTTAGCTCTTGATTTTCCAACGTTGAAAATTTGAGAGCCACCTCCCATTCCTCCGCCAGTAACTCTACGCATGATAAACATCCATATCGCTAACATAATTCCGAAGAAGATTAACCAACTAAAAATTTCTTGTCCTAATTTATTGGTTTCATAAGCATCATACTTAATTCCGTAGCTAGACTCTTGTCCCCATTCTACCAATTGTTTAGAAAAGTTTTCACTATTCAATACTCTAAATTGAAAATGTGGTCCACTATTTCCTCCACCGCCTAATAGCGGTCTTTTCGCTTTAAACTTATTTTGATAAAACTCTTTTTTTAAACTTTCAGGTTTAATTGTTACATGAGCAATTGTTCTATCTACCAGATCAACACGTTCTACATCGTTGCCTTTCAGCATTACTTCTCTGAACTCTTGTTGTGTAGTACTTCTAATCCCTCCATCTGATTGAACAAATGTTAGTGAAATTAAGATTACTGCGATAATCGCATATATCCAATAAAAATTGAATGTCGGTTTTTTTGAATTTTGTTTATTTGCCATTCTATCTATTTCGTCATAAATTAATTATTCATCTTCAGAAATAACTTCTATTTCTGCATCTCCCCACAAGCCCTCAATGTTATAAAATTCTCTTGAATCCTTATAAAATACATGAGCAACCACATCTACATAATCTAATAGTACCCACTCAGCATTTTGTTTTCCTTCTTGGTGCCAAGGCTTCTCTCCAATATCATCTAAAACTACGTCATAAATCGACTTAGAAATAGATTCAACCTGTGTATGCGAATCACCATGACAAACAACAAAAAAGTCAGAAACTGCTCCTGGAATACCTCTCAAATCAATACACACTATATTTTTAGCTTTTAGTTCCTGCATACCTTTAATTACTTCTTCTTTTAGTAATACAGAACTTGCTTCATTATTTACACTCATTAATTCTTTTTTATTTTACAATATATTTACGATGTCAGTTATTGTGCCACAATGTTCAAATGTCAGAACAAAAGACATTATGGCCTAAAGAATCTTAACGTTTGTTAATCCAATAGAAACACATGACACCTTGACAGTTTATAAGCTATACAAAACTAAGAATTCTAACGATTTTTAATTCATAAATTTTATTAAATTTGAAGAAATATTTACTACTTAAATTATGGAATGGTTTGAAACTTGGTTTGATTCTAAGTATTATCATATACTCTATAAAAATAGAGACGATGAAGAAGCGCAAGCTTTTATAGATGTTTTACTTGATGCAATTGGACTTGAAGATGGTTCAAACATATTGGATTTAGCCTGTGGTAAAGGAAGACATTCTATTTATCTCTCGAGTTTAGGTTATCGTGTTAAAGGAGTTGATTTATCCGTTAACAGTATTGAAGCCGCTCAAAGTAATGAACACGAAAACCTCAGCTTTGAAGTAAAAGATATGCGTACTCCTTTTACCGAAGATGAATATGATTTAGTAGCAAATTTATTTACAAGTTTTGGTTATTTTGATGATATCAATGATAATCTAAAAGTCTTGAACAGCATAGAAACCATGATGAATGAGGACGGGCATTTTGTCATTGATTTTATGAATGTCGAAAAAGTTCTTCGTACATTGGTTTCAGCAGAAGAAAAAGAGATTGACGGCGTTTTATTTCAAATCAAACGTCAACACCTTGACGGGTATATTGTTAAAGACATCACTGTAATAGATGGTGATAAAACCTTTGAGTTTCAGGAAAAAGTACAAGCCTTAACTATCGATAATTTTAAAGAATTAATTGCTAAAACCGATTTAATTGTTGATCATTTTTATGGTAGTTATGACCTCACGATATTTGATGCTGATACTTCTGATCGCTTAATTATTGTTGGTACTAAATGGTAAACACTTTTGATCTT is a genomic window containing:
- a CDS encoding T9SS type A sorting domain-containing protein; its protein translation is GSYTWTDGNTYTASNNTATQTLTSIQGCDSVVTLNLTINEYPSNSVSLNGLTMTSGEISSSDVSFQWIDCNNNAPISNETEQSYVAVENGNYAVIVNNSQCIDTSECVEINTVSVEALYKEQLITFYPNPIKENFTIRFNKTSSGIIRVYDILGEQVLSEVFTNVSSCNVALNLPSGNYFVKVKTNDQNAIMQFIKK
- a CDS encoding AraC family transcriptional regulator — its product is MNEQFILYKPRSKKLRAYIKDYYFHKDYNKSKTKKIVYYPTIYTGLTIYKSSKVLFISPSHSIAIPDEHTDYFYCFTSAYYQAGTAEIRPPFQKIGIVFEPFGINQFIEHQSLFQLTKGKSICMMNYFKQQMDMIIGELFSEISDLKKIEILDEYFERQFLLNDCKIIKQAIAFIEHSPSKPKVNELAQHLNIHRRTLLRNFRTHLNCSIQNYIKAYQFRKAFNYYLNAIKKPSLIDLSYQFNYYDQAEFNKQFKTLAGASPKTIFSNIRKLAQNDYFWKIE
- the speB gene encoding agmatinase; this translates as MNRRYAGIPDEYAGYTTSKVVILPVPYDETSTWQKGADKGPEAFLEASENMELYDIETDSEVYQQGVFLADSVVEKSSPEEMVEAVYQVTKKHLNNNKMVTVIGGEHSVAIGAIRAYNEKFENLTVLQLDAHADLRKEYEGSTCNHACALYEASQTTNLIQLGIRSMDSSEKAVMKKEQVFFAHNFRADQHWQEKAVNLMTNNVYITIDLDAFDPAIVPATGTPEPGGLYWNETLQFLKKVFKEKNVVGFDIVELCPNEIEKSSDFLMAKLYYKLLSYKYVL
- a CDS encoding arginine decarboxylase; the protein is MNTKYNDLIQQTFDFPQDEFSVNNGELSFHGIDLLNLVKRYGLPLKFSYLPKISTNIQQAKKWFQEAFEQHNYQGQYYYCYCTKSSHFKPVIEEVLKNDTHIETSSAFDIDIVLKLYKANQLQQSDYIICNGFKRDLYIQKIAGLINEGFTNCIPVIDNYEELGLIQSETKRPFKVGIRIASEEEPKFAFYTSRLGIGYKNIVDYYQRAIENNPQVELKMLHFFINTGIKDNAYYWNELTKCLKVYTALKKICPTLDSLNIGGGFPIKNSLAFHYDYAYMVNEIIGLIKATCEEEGVAEPNIFTEFGSYTVGESAGAIYEVLYQKQQNDKEKWNMINSSFITTLPDSWAINKRFIMLPINRWDTHYERVLLGGLTCDSDDYYNSEQHINAIYLPKYKKEAPLYLGFFNTGAYQETIGGYGGLQHCLIPQPQHIMIYKDKEGKQQDYLFKEEQKAADFLKILGYE
- the ftsH gene encoding ATP-dependent zinc metalloprotease FtsH, with protein sequence MANKQNSKKPTFNFYWIYAIIAVILISLTFVQSDGGIRSTTQQEFREVMLKGNDVERVDLVDRTIAHVTIKPESLKKEFYQNKFKAKRPLLGGGGNSGPHFQFRVLNSENFSKQLVEWGQESSYGIKYDAYETNKLGQEIFSWLIFFGIMLAIWMFIMRRVTGGGMGGGSQIFNVGKSRAKMFGSQGESTNTTFKDVAGLEGAKEEIKEIVDFLKNPKKYTELGAKIPKGALLVGPPGTGKTLLAKAVAGEAKVPFFSLSGSDFVEMFVGVGASRVRDLFKQAKEKSPSIIFIDEIDAIGRARGKNPNMGSNDERENTLNQLLTEMDGFGTNSGVIILAATNRVDVLDKALLRAGRFDRQIFADMPDLNERRAIFDVHLKPLKIAADLDRDFLARQTPGFSGADIANLCNEAALIAARKKKKVIEKQEFLDAVDRIIGGLEKKNKIISPEEKRAIAIHEAGHATVSWMCEYANPLVKVTIVPRGRSLGAAWYLPEERQITTTEQILDEMCAALGGRAAEYVAFGKVSTGALSDLEKVTKQAHAMVSIYGLNEKVGNVSYYNMGDGFTKPFSERTAALMDEEVKKITDIQYQRAIAILTEHKDKLNLLADKLIEKEVIFKEDLELIFGKRPFDKEAVETKETKEEVEAEEVKLQNPEVENTVDEVEAQQSEEATNQDEENKEE
- the rsfS gene encoding ribosome silencing factor, giving the protein MSVNNEASSVLLKEEVIKGMQELKAKNIVCIDLRGIPGAVSDFFVVCHGDSHTQVESISKSIYDVVLDDIGEKPWHQEGKQNAEWVLLDYVDVVAHVFYKDSREFYNIEGLWGDAEIEVISEDE
- a CDS encoding class I SAM-dependent methyltransferase; protein product: MEWFETWFDSKYYHILYKNRDDEEAQAFIDVLLDAIGLEDGSNILDLACGKGRHSIYLSSLGYRVKGVDLSVNSIEAAQSNEHENLSFEVKDMRTPFTEDEYDLVANLFTSFGYFDDINDNLKVLNSIETMMNEDGHFVIDFMNVEKVLRTLVSAEEKEIDGVLFQIKRQHLDGYIVKDITVIDGDKTFEFQEKVQALTIDNFKELIAKTDLIVDHFYGSYDLTIFDADTSDRLIIVGTKW